Proteins encoded in a region of the Sphingomonas sp. OV641 genome:
- the dgcA gene encoding N-acetyl-D-Glu racemase DgcA, with protein MLRTLDARHDGFPLHTPFRISRGVKTVADVVTVTVRQGDHAGMGEGVPYPRYGETVEGSLAAIESVRELIEGGASREELATAMPAGAARNAVDCALWDLEAKLAGTSVAALAMRAAPQPLASAITIGIDTPDAMAQVAARHASVPLLKVKVNREEAEAQLAAVRAVAPKPRLIVDPNESWRVEDVARWQDLLVQYRVDLLEQPVPADDDAGLEGLGSRIPICADEALHTRADLPRLRGRYDYVNIKLDKTGGLTEALALADAALGMGFGLMVGCMVSSSLGIAPAMLVAEQASFVDLDGPLWLAADRAGGVRDEAGWMQPPSPGFWGTPA; from the coding sequence ATGCTTCGCACGCTTGACGCCCGCCACGACGGCTTTCCGCTGCATACTCCGTTCCGCATCTCGCGCGGGGTGAAGACGGTTGCCGATGTCGTGACTGTCACGGTGCGGCAGGGCGATCACGCCGGCATGGGCGAGGGTGTTCCCTATCCGCGCTACGGCGAGACGGTTGAAGGCTCGCTTGCTGCAATCGAAAGCGTTCGCGAGCTGATCGAGGGCGGCGCATCGCGCGAGGAACTGGCGACAGCGATGCCGGCCGGCGCCGCACGCAACGCGGTGGATTGCGCGCTGTGGGATCTGGAAGCCAAGCTGGCCGGGACAAGTGTCGCCGCGCTCGCCATGCGCGCCGCGCCGCAGCCGCTTGCCTCCGCGATCACGATCGGCATCGACACGCCAGACGCAATGGCGCAGGTGGCCGCGCGTCACGCGTCGGTGCCGCTGCTGAAGGTCAAGGTGAACCGGGAAGAGGCGGAGGCGCAGCTTGCCGCCGTTCGCGCGGTCGCCCCCAAACCCCGGCTGATCGTCGACCCGAACGAAAGCTGGCGTGTTGAGGATGTCGCGCGCTGGCAGGACTTGCTGGTGCAGTATCGCGTGGATCTGCTGGAGCAGCCGGTGCCCGCCGACGATGACGCGGGCCTTGAGGGGCTGGGCAGCCGTATCCCGATCTGTGCCGACGAGGCGCTGCATACGCGAGCGGACCTGCCGCGGCTGCGCGGCCGATATGATTACGTCAACATCAAGCTCGACAAGACCGGTGGTCTGACCGAAGCCCTGGCGCTGGCCGACGCGGCGCTGGGGATGGGATTTGGTTTGATGGTGGGGTGCATGGTGTCTTCCTCGCTTGGCATCGCGCCGGCGATGCTGGTGGCGGAGCAGGCGTCGTTCGTTGATCTGGATGGCCCGCTGTGGCTGGCCGCTGATCGCGCGGGCGGGGTGCGGGACGAGGCTGGCTGGATGCAGCCGCCATCACCGGGCTTCTGGGGAACGCCGGCGTGA